One part of the Triplophysa rosa linkage group LG5, Trosa_1v2, whole genome shotgun sequence genome encodes these proteins:
- the toe1 gene encoding target of EGR1 protein 1, with translation MTSSMIIPVIDVQGNNFRQLWAAMVLAIKTSSFIAVDTELSGLGSRKALLSESIEDRYKAICHAARTRSVLSLGIACYKELENKADSTYLVQVYNLTLLCTEEYIIEPQSVQFLVQHGFDFNKQYAEGIPYHKGNDKGGDAHGVNMRSLFVELLRANKPLVVHNGLIDMVFLYQCFYAHLPERLGTFTADLSQMFPSGIYDTKYATEYELRFTASYLEYAYKKCKLENSRAIEGGRKGTHVFLEFCKYTGNMQSYIDYRPCVDNQDHDSALSICVQFSSYGWCPNGSQCPMSHDTDLIIQNDEIKRDKKKKRKRKNKTKDGEEHTDQPPDTCESPEGKRTHLENMELDLLDQSVPIQEPTLSEQQETVDEEPADSANASEPTKTTKNGNEESQPQGSSMDPDRPKEKKVEGGTHRAGFDAFMTGYIFAFARNLTAMTEESKSADHVPGCLNKLYLSGKSVPLHIAKSTFTKSSKAHVHKMDFIWGKSPAVQTEGSA, from the exons ATGACGTCCTCAATGATAATTCCAGTAATAGATGTGCAGGGCAATAATTTTAGGCAGCTGTGGGCAGCAATGGTTCTGGCCATTAAAACGTCTTCATTCATTGCAGTTGATACG GAGCTAAGTGGTCTTGGGTCAAGGAAAGCTCTTCTATCAGA ATCTATTGAAGACAGGTACAAAGCCATATGCCATGCAGCGCGCACACGATCAGTACTGTCTTTGGGGATTGCATGTTACAAAGAACTTGAAAACAAA GCAGACAGCACATACCTGGTCCAGGTTTACAACCTAACCTTGCTTTGCACAGAAGAATACATCATTGAACCCCAGTCAGTGCAGTTTCTTGTGCAGCATGGATTCGACTTCAACAAACAATACGCTGAAGGCATTCCTTATCATAAGGGGAATGACAAA GGAGGTGATGCCCATGGGGTAAACATGCGATCATTATTCGTAGAGCTTCTTAGGGCAAACAAGCCTTTAGTGGTCCATAATGGGCTGATAGACATGGTGTTCTTGTACCAGTGCTTCTATGCCCATTTACCTGAGCGACTGGGCACCTTCACAGCAGATCTGTCCCAGATGTTTCCTTCAGGCATCTACGACACAAAATATGCAACAGAGTATGAGCTGCGATTTACAGCATCATACCTGGAATATGCCTATAAGAAGTG TAAGCTGGAAAATTCCAGAGCCATTGAAGGTGGCAGAAAAGGGACTCATGTGTTTCTGgagttttgtaaatatacagGGAACATGCAAAGCTACATAGACTACAGGCCTTGTGTGGACAACCAGGATCATGATAGTGCCCTCAGCATCTGTGTTCAGTTTTCA TCATATGGATGGTGTCCCAATGGTTCTCAATGCCCCATGTCACATGACACAGACCTTATAATCCAGAATGACGAGATCAAACGAGAcaagaaaaagaagagaaagcGCAAGAATAAAACGAAAGATGGTGAAGAGCATACGGACCAGCCTCCTGATACATGCGAGTCCCCAGAGGGCAAGAGGACACATTTGGAAAACATGGAACTGGATCTGCTGGATCAGTCAGTGCCCATACAAGAACCCACACTCTCAGAACAACAGGAGACAGTGGATGAGGAGCCAGCCGATAGTGCAAATGCATCAGAGCCTACAAAAACAACTAAGAATGGGAATGAAGAATCTCAGCCACAAGGGTCCTCTATGGATCCCGATAGACCAAAGGAGAAGAAAGTTGAAGGAGGAACTCACAGGGCAGGCTTTGATGCGTTCATGACAGGTTACATTTTTGCTTTCGCCAGGAATCTGACCGCAATGACGGAAGAAAGCAAATCTGCAGACCACGTCCCCGGATGTCTCAATAAGCTGTACCTCAGTGGCAAGTCTGTCCCTTTACACATAGCCAAAAGCACCTTCACCAAATCTTCAAAGGCTCATGTGCACAAGATGGACTTTATCTGGGGGAAAAGCCCTGCTGTTCAGACTGAGGGAAGTGCATAA
- the selenop2 gene encoding selenoprotein Pb gives MTALWPLWLSASLALLEASPLFVEKETTGLRICKPAPHWKIANKAPMKELVGNVVVVALLKASUHFCLTQAARLGDLRDKLAHGNVTDVAFMIVNEQDAQSRAMYWELKRRVAQGIPVYQQSPLQNDVWEILDGDKDDFFVYDRCGYLTFHIVLPYSYLTYPYVEAAIRATYHTDICNCSTSVNSTVSEDIKSMKNNDTAPTGDNSRHAENTEPAEVEPLESSPQQNHHHHYHHQHEHHHHHHQPNRNSSVGDTEVSSKSTSTTQHSHPKHSYHNRKR, from the exons ATGACGGCTCTCTGGCCTCTATGGTTGTCTGCTTCTCTGGCTCTGCTGGAGGCTTCACCACTGTTTGTGGAGAAAGAAACTACTGGCTTGAGGATCTGTAAGCCTGCTCCTCATTGGAAGATTGCTAACAAGGCTCCAATGAAGGAGCTTGTGGGAAATGTAGTCGTCGTGGCTCTTCTTAAAGCGAGCTGACACTTCTGTCTCACGCAGGCTGCCAG GTTGGGGGACCTGCGTGACAAGTTAGCTCATGGAAATGTGACAGACGTTGCGTTCATGATTGTCAATGAGCAGGACGCTCAGTCCAGAGCCATGTACTGGGAGCTCAAGAGGAGGGTGGCACAGGGCATCCCTGTATATCAGCAAAGCCCACTGCAAAATGATGTCTGGGAGATCTTGGATGGAGACAAAGATGATTTCTTTGTGTATGATAG ATGTGGATATTTGACCTTCCATATTGTCCTGCCATACAGCTATCTTACCTACCCTTATGTAGAAGCTGCCATCAGGGCCACATACCATACAGACATATGCAACTGCTCA ACGAGTGTCAATTCTACAGTATCAGAGGACattaaaagcatgaaaaacaatGACACTGCACCCACTGGAGACAATAGTCGACATGCTGAGAATACAGAGCCTGCTGAAGTTGAGCCATTGGAATCCAGTCCTCAAcagaatcatcatcatcactatCATCATCAACATgagcatcatcatcatcatcatcaacctAACCGTAACAGCAGTGTAGGTGATACTGAAGTGTCCAGCAAATCAACGAGCACAACCCAGCATTCTCATCCAAAACATAGTTACCACAATAGAAAGAGATAG
- the si:ch73-382f3.1 gene encoding 52 kDa repressor of the inhibitor of the protein kinase, with amino-acid sequence MGGCSAPNCSNSTSIGKQLFRFPKDPVRTRKWLVNCRRDFVPTPCSRLCQDHFEESQFEEIARSPAGGRKLKPNAIPTLFNVPDPPSPVTPQMVLPVKNEPVEKDLNMGDHGYARRQPPVDSEEDGVQGSEEERPCSLCQHYKTKLEQQQQHTVRLQREAEEMKKRLYKLSKIEKGLQMFLYEDQIRALTLAKRSRRAVWSHDTLLTARKIRCAVGVKGYEYLRELGYPLPSYRTLCNRLEPKMMVTTSMQDELAELGLGIITACDSPEGNTTGDEGLIGIMT; translated from the exons atgggtGGATGCTCCGCTCCAAACTGCTCGAACTCCACATCTATAGGAAAGCAGCTGTTTCGCTTTCCCAAAGACCCCGTGCGCACGAGAAAGTGGCTCGTAAACTGTCGCCGTGATTTTGTACCGACTCCCTGCTCGAGACTGTGCCAG GATCATTTCGAAGAGAGTCAGTTTGAGGAGATTGCCAGATCACCAGCAGGGGGAAGGAAACTCAAACCCAATGCTATACCAACACTTTTCAATGTACCGGACCCTCCCTCTCCTGTTACCCCTCAGATGGTGTTACCTGTTAAAAATGAGCCAG TGGAGAAGGACTTGAACATGGGGGACCATGGTTATGCCCGTCGCCAGCCCCCTGTGGATTCAGAGGAGGATGGAGTTCAGGGGTCAGAGGAGGAAAGACCCTGCTCTCTCTGCCAGCATTACAAAACCAAACTGGAACAGCAACAGCAGCACACAGTCAGACTGCAGAGAGAG gCAGAAGAGATGAAGAAACGTCTTTACAAACTGAGTAAAATCGAGAAAGGGCTTCAGATGTTCCTGTATGAGGATCAGATACGTGCCCTAACGTTAGCCAAACGTTCTCGAAGGGCAGTGTGGTCCCATGACACTTTACTGACAGCCCGAAAAATCCGCTGCGCAGTGGGAGTTAAAGGCTACGAATATCTCAGGGAACTGGGCTACCCCCTGCCATCTTACAGGACGCTGTGTAATCGCCTGGAGCCCAAAATGATGGTGACCACAAGCATGCAGGATGAACTGGCAGAACTTGGCCTAGGCATCATAACTGCTTGTGACAGTCCAGAGGGCAACACGACGGGTGATGAAGGACTCATTGGAATTATGACATAA